Below is a genomic region from Syngnathus typhle isolate RoL2023-S1 ecotype Sweden linkage group LG3, RoL_Styp_1.0, whole genome shotgun sequence.
CCAACATCCTCAGTCCATCTCAATGATGTCCACTTACACAAGCCTAGACAACACTACTGTGCATCAGGAAGTTCCTCACCATATTCCAGAAAGGTGACAGCCACTTGATCTGTCGTGATTCATGtttgagaaaacaaaatattgtgcGTCACTGGAAGAATCCCTGAGGCGGTTTGGCCACATTTCCGCAAGTTCAAGAATGTTTTCACAGCATAGCTGTGTGCGGAAGGATCGGATGTCGGGGTTCATTACAGTTTCCAATTGGCGGCGTGGTGGAGGCGAGACAAGGAAGCTCCTAACTGTTGGGGATGCTCTGCAGATAGGTGAGAATGTGCTGGATCTTCACCAGACGCTCTTTGAGGCTGGTCATGGAGAGGACAGACAGCTGGTAGCGCGGGTCGATGGGCAGCACAGCCAGTAGCCACCAGCAGCACGCAGGTCCGTTAGGAGTcgccttgttaaaaaaaaaaaaaaaaaaaaagaactgccgTATACAGGCACATCTCAACAAATTATAAGATTGGggatcatttattttcattcatttaatttCAAAAACTGAAACTCGTGTAAAGATTCAGTACACaaatagtttcttttttttttcgtaattTTAGATATATTGGGAAAGTTACAGCAAAATTCACTATGTCAAAAACGTTTTATTACAATATTGCTTATAAAAAGGGGTAATTGACCCTTTGAGATTTATTCTACCATGTGTTTAATAAATCTAGAATACGAGTTTCCTCATTTGAATTGAACAGCACAATTTTGGGAATCGTTTTACAATATTCTCACATGCTTTTGCACCTGTAATACGAGAGCAAACAAGCACATGACTTAAGGGTAGGCTAATGTTGGCGTGCGTGTTTATTCTTCTCAATTCTGTGTACCCACAAAAGGATACCTGCTAAGTGCATCCACTAGGCAACCGGAAGCAACCATGAATGTGATCGTAGCTGTACTTCATTGTAGCTTCGACCGCCTCCTATACCGACAAGGCGATTTTCTCCATGACACTTGTGATGCAACAGTGGAGCTAGGATTAGCTATGAAGCACCCATAAAGCTCTTGAGCCAATACTGTCAAAAGGATCCGCCCCTCAGGTTGTTGAGGGAGTCGAGATGTAATCCTCTTTGGCGTAAAGAGGCGAGCACCCCCCCAACCACAACGTGCTATTATGCACCTCTAAGGCTGTTAACCCCACAGTAAAGTAGGCCTTCCCAAACAAAATTAAACAAGCAATTGACTGTCAAATTTGCACTTTTCTCAAATACAGAATGTGGTATTTACAAATATAAAACGAGGCAAATTCCATGACGCAAAAGAAAGTATTCATAACATGAGTGACCTTCCTCTTGATCAGAAGTCATATGACCGACGAGTGGCGGTTTATCCTATTGGCGATATGGTTAGCTGAGGGGTGGCACGTACCCGCTCATCTGAGGGCGTCAAGATTAATCGTGACAAATAATATGGCACCTCTGTCCTGCAAAAGACTCTGGTGCCCTTCGCTTCCACAACGTTGACGTAATACAATGATATTTATGGACACAAGACTGTTCTTGGATGGTGAAGACGTTTCACATTTATAATTAAACTTGTCCCCAGGTTTAAATTTTAGATGTGATGTTCCTGTGTATTGTCCCGTGAggattgttttgattttcacTTATTGCAAGTCGATCTGAAACATATTCCCCGTGATAAACGGGTGATCAATAAACGAGAAAATTGAAGCTTGAACCAGAGCTGGGAAAGGACTGCATTTGTGTAGTGATTCAGAGGCACTGGCCATAATCTGTCTTATACCGAGGAGGTCAAGAGTTGTACCTGGATATCAGCTTCCCTCTCGGGCATTGGTCCAAAGTGCTGAAGGATCTGGTTGTGAAAGCGGATCTTGAGATTCTGGAACCAGACACGGGCTTGATTGTATACAGCATCGTGGAGCTCTTGTAGGCTCTCGAGCTCTTCTCTGGCTTCCACCTAAGAGCCAATAATGAACACACCGGTGACGGTTGGATTCCGTGTCGTGCCAAGTGAAAGAGTAAATTACTCAAGTACTGTAGGACAAAGCAACATTTCAGGGAACAGTTCGTACCCTCGTGTCTTCCAAATTCTCAATGTCAGCAATACTATAACCGTCCTTCATTCCTCGGGACAGGACTCTGAAGCGCTTCCCTCCGATAGTGTCCACCACGGATCTACCATCAGGCAGGAAGTGAACACTCCGGATGATGAGCATACAGCCGTAGTCGACAAACCTGCCACGGTGGATGCCACAGAGTTAATTTTGCCAAGATGCTTGGCACCATTCCCTCTTATGTAACTAACGACTTGATGTCATCAGTCACATGAACATGATCCTTGTGTGCAGGTTCTTCCAGTATCAAGAGCTCATGAAACTGCGACGTACACAAAACCCTTTCGCTTACCCTTTCTGGGGGTCGTTGATACACATCCCGAACTGCCGCGTGCCCGTGTCCATGCAGCGGCGGATCATGAGGCGATAACGTGGCTCGAATACATGCAGCGGGCAAGGCACCGTAGGGTACGCCATGGTACAAACAAAGATAGGCACGTTCTTTGTCAAGCTGCAGTCGGAACAGAACAGGAGAGAATTACAAGCTGACTCTAAATGGAGATAAGGAAAGGGAAGCATTAGCTAACTTACTCAGAAAGCTCTCTGGTCTCCTCCAGGTGAATCTTGGACCTCACCTCATGCTCCTGACTAAAATACTGTTTGATCAGCACATCCAGTATGCTTGTCACAGTGTACTTTCTACACGCTAGATACTGCCGAGGGGGGAGAGGTTTATGATTAATCATACATGATAGAGAAAAGATCAGTCACCATGCGGGCATGCCCTTACCTCTTTTAGGCTCTCTTTGCACAGGGGGCAATTTGGCGTGTGATCCAAACAGCGTTCCAAGCAGCTTTTACAAAAGGTGTGGCCGCACGGCGTTGTCACAGGCTCGTAAAATAACCTGGTTTGGACATAGCATTGGCCTGATTAGACATGCATTTCAAGGTTCATTTTCAAGTTTCATCAGTGCAGGATGTGTTTTGTGTAGAAACTACGTACATTGTTCACGCCCCAAATGATTCCTACCTAAGCTGTACTTTGACTTGGAATTACTTATGCGTACTTCATATTGAATGGATAGTTAACTGTGTATTTTATATACCTACAGATTAAgtgtgtttcatttcatttcctttTATTGCTCGTTCTTTCAGTTCTTCATGGGCCCCCCAAAGCGCTTTTTCTCATGGTCAATCAAAGAGACTAATGCTGCAATTATATCATCATTCAGATTCTGAAGCGTGAGTGTACATGCGGGCTCACCTCATGCAGAGAGAGCACTCAAGGTCATTGGCATCAAGGAGATCCTCAAGAACACTTTTGTAAGCTTTAGTTTTGGTTGCTCTTTTGGGAGAAGTTTTCACACCTTGAGGGAGACAGAGAACATGAGGTTAACTCAATCTTTATGACTCATGCACTTGTTTGTAATAATAATCAGTTTGCAATTACAAAAGAAAACCAGGAGAGTGAGAAAAGTGCCGCACAATACCTTGCTTTTTATACTTGCTACTTCCGCTGTCCACAATGTAAGGCTCAATGTCCGAAATGGACAACTTCCTCTTCAGCAGACTTGCCTTCTCCTGGTCCCCAAGCTGAGGGGCGGAGCACACCCTCTTCAGTCCCAGCTCGCCAGAATTGGGGCCATTACGTCGCAGGGAATGAGCTCGACTCAGACCGGTACGCTCAAGACTCTCCCGGCGTTTCTGTGGCACAAAGGTAACAATTCTTATTAACACATGGAACGATCAAATAATTTTCAAATTGATTACTTGATCAATTAATCAAATGATCAGATTCATCATTTATCATCAAAGTgtattacaaaaacattttattttcccaATTACTGCTTATTAACCAATCATTAGCGTATTGgccatttgtttatttacacaagtaaaagcagatgtttgcaaatatcTTTTTGATGAAACAATACATATTCAGTCTAGTTTCATGAAGAACTACAAAAATCAGAGATTAACTACTGTTGAGAGATTGAAATACGAGGATT
It encodes:
- the lonrf1 gene encoding LON peptidase N-terminal domain and ring finger 1, like isoform X1; its protein translation is MSLQEPDEDATGERSAFLIGTEKDDVPEQEDVDHHQLILLKANALTSENSLKEAIYWFSMALRYGPVKPEQLSTFVDCIVRNLKEKTACGSVSPPKLDSKDQDSCWDQVFDCPSCNSFLGEPVTLACGHSFCKRCLHRGLLSKCKLCHESVRGEGKPNVILCGLLSKWFPSDVKRFKRLSEVDELCLRNRCVDAVGQASDMIQAEPKTTADVRLLRAEAYTSLKQFDLALEDIEFCLASGCTAQALFRKAMVLHEMGEVDQSLQVFLNCLAMDEDFPCAKRQVEKILCDLLSSANDNIKVGLRETAQNTSPHLRSKSLVAGAQVGLQIPVQRQSQHHVRAVSAHQQTDKQEKRRESLERTGLSRAHSLRRNGPNSGELGLKRVCSAPQLGDQEKASLLKRKLSISDIEPYIVDSGSSKYKKQGVKTSPKRATKTKAYKSVLEDLLDANDLECSLCMRLFYEPVTTPCGHTFCKSCLERCLDHTPNCPLCKESLKEYLACRKYTVTSILDVLIKQYFSQEHEVRSKIHLEETRELSDLTKNVPIFVCTMAYPTVPCPLHVFEPRYRLMIRRCMDTGTRQFGMCINDPQKGFVDYGCMLIIRSVHFLPDGRSVVDTIGGKRFRVLSRGMKDGYSIADIENLEDTRVEAREELESLQELHDAVYNQARVWFQNLKIRFHNQILQHFGPMPEREADIQATPNGPACCWWLLAVLPIDPRYQLSVLSMTSLKERLVKIQHILTYLQSIPNS